Proteins encoded in a region of the Photobacterium profundum SS9 genome:
- a CDS encoding DUF805 domain-containing protein translates to MNWYLAVLKKYAVFQGRARRQEYWYFFLFNIVIAIALGMLDGILDTPGTPESGLLSTLYSLAILVPSIAVGVRRLHDSGRKGWWMLIGLLPLIGALVLLYFFIQDSQPGSNEYGANPKENNNESGQISM, encoded by the coding sequence ATGAATTGGTATTTAGCTGTTTTAAAGAAATATGCTGTGTTTCAAGGACGAGCAAGAAGACAAGAGTATTGGTACTTCTTTCTATTTAATATTGTGATTGCGATTGCTCTTGGTATGCTTGATGGTATTTTAGATACCCCAGGGACCCCTGAGTCAGGACTTCTTAGTACTTTGTATTCTTTGGCTATTTTAGTGCCAAGTATCGCTGTTGGTGTACGTCGGTTACATGATTCTGGTCGTAAAGGCTGGTGGATGCTAATTGGTTTGTTGCCTTTAATTGGCGCATTAGTATTGTTGTATTTCTTCATTCAAGATAGCCAGCCAGGTTCTAATGAATATGGCGCAAACCCTAAAGAAAATAATAATGAAAGTGGTCAAATTAGCATGTAG
- the nirD gene encoding nitrite reductase small subunit NirD, with translation MSQWISVCAIDDLMPGTGVCALVEGEQVAIFRPYASEELFAIDNMDPFARSNVLSRGLICEHDGELWVASPLKKQRFALKDGRCLENADVSVKSYQIQVENGDVQVAA, from the coding sequence ATGAGCCAGTGGATTTCAGTATGTGCAATTGACGACTTGATGCCAGGCACAGGGGTATGTGCCCTTGTTGAAGGCGAGCAAGTTGCTATCTTTCGCCCATACGCGTCAGAAGAACTTTTTGCCATCGACAACATGGACCCATTTGCACGCTCAAACGTGCTATCTCGCGGTTTAATCTGTGAACATGATGGTGAACTCTGGGTTGCTAGTCCATTGAAAAAACAGCGATTCGCTTTAAAAGATGGGCGTTGTTTAGAAAACGCTGACGTTTCAGTAAAAAGCTACCAGATACAAGTAGAAAACGGCGACGTTCAAGTCGCAGCATAG
- a CDS encoding YcgJ family protein, whose amino-acid sequence MNTIHLHSIRIKQLVTLALLTILSGSVSAVTTELTPHIYSPYKGVICDKKAGFCVDSFGISMAFTQEYLGDEAQKEIMKVIDSIGTKNFDTTRYSLSNGVYCDSLKQGCFKSRFNDTREVKFSDILFN is encoded by the coding sequence ATGAATACCATCCATTTGCATTCAATCCGAATTAAGCAGCTTGTTACCTTAGCCTTATTAACGATATTGTCTGGTTCAGTCTCGGCAGTGACGACTGAATTAACACCCCACATCTACTCACCATACAAAGGCGTAATATGTGATAAAAAAGCGGGGTTTTGTGTTGATTCATTCGGTATCTCTATGGCATTTACCCAAGAATACTTAGGAGATGAAGCCCAAAAAGAGATAATGAAAGTGATCGACTCTATCGGCACCAAAAACTTCGACACAACGCGTTATTCACTCAGTAATGGCGTTTATTGTGATTCTCTTAAACAAGGCTGTTTCAAATCCCGTTTTAATGACACACGAGAAGTAAAATTCTCTGACATATTATTCAACTAA
- the nirC gene encoding nitrite transporter NirC has translation MYADTIKKCSATAARIVDFADKDKFGFWLSSAMAGAYVGLGIILIFTLGNMVDPSIRSLVMGSTFGIALTLVIIAGSELYTGHTMFLTFGVKTGQITVADTLRVLPQTWMGNLIGSVGVALLFFYAGGGKLLPDSNSLLNNVAMAKTAAPASVLLFKGILCNWLVCLAIWMCQRVEGSSKFIAIWWCLLAFIASGFEHSVANMTIFALSYFGEHKEAFTLAGIGHNLLWVTVGNTISGVVFVGLGYWFSTPKAQRPLLASAKKELTNNVTQTA, from the coding sequence ATGTACGCAGATACAATCAAGAAATGTTCAGCTACCGCTGCACGTATCGTCGATTTCGCAGATAAGGATAAATTTGGATTTTGGCTAAGCTCTGCCATGGCAGGTGCTTATGTTGGTTTAGGTATTATTCTGATTTTCACATTAGGGAATATGGTTGATCCATCAATCCGTTCACTGGTAATGGGTAGTACATTTGGTATTGCTTTAACACTCGTTATTATCGCTGGCTCTGAGCTATACACCGGACACACTATGTTCCTTACTTTTGGTGTAAAAACAGGTCAAATCACTGTTGCAGATACCTTACGCGTACTACCTCAAACGTGGATGGGTAATTTAATTGGCTCTGTCGGTGTTGCCCTACTGTTCTTCTATGCTGGCGGCGGTAAATTATTACCTGATAGCAACAGCTTATTAAACAACGTGGCGATGGCAAAAACAGCCGCCCCAGCGTCGGTACTTTTGTTTAAAGGTATTCTATGTAATTGGCTAGTTTGTCTGGCTATTTGGATGTGCCAGCGTGTTGAAGGTTCATCAAAATTCATCGCTATCTGGTGGTGTTTGCTTGCCTTCATCGCATCAGGTTTCGAACACTCTGTGGCTAACATGACTATTTTTGCTCTGTCTTACTTTGGTGAACATAAAGAAGCCTTCACATTAGCAGGCATTGGTCACAATCTACTTTGGGTAACTGTGGGTAATACGATTTCTGGTGTTGTCTTTGTAGGCTTGGGTTACTGGTTTTCTACACCCAAAGCGCAACGTCCTTTGCTTGCTTCTGCAAAAAAAGAACTGACTAACAACGTGACCCAAACAGCTTAA
- a CDS encoding LysR family transcriptional regulator: MAKTDDLILFAQVVEQGSFSKVAELNSLTNSVVSKRIARLEADLGVQLLYRTTRKLTVSEAGKVLYQGAKNVKQAAVEAIDAVYGYGESVTGHVKMSVPTISGDLLLADAVAEFCSMHPGLTVDMSLENLFVDLVEDGYDLVIRTGYLEDSSLIARHILDSQWVICAAPAYIASVGKPMTPEDLVTHNCLQYAYQTTGASEWEFKGDSGNYIVKVAGNFSTDNAAALRKAALGGYGLAYVPRCLVYQDFLKGDLIDVFPKRVGKKLGIYAVYPFTRQPPRKIRLLIEHIRERYLAMRECF; encoded by the coding sequence ATGGCGAAAACAGACGACCTTATCCTGTTTGCTCAGGTGGTAGAACAGGGTTCTTTTAGTAAAGTTGCAGAGCTTAATTCCCTTACAAACTCAGTGGTTAGCAAGCGTATTGCGCGGTTGGAAGCAGACCTTGGTGTGCAGCTTTTGTATCGAACGACACGTAAATTAACGGTCAGTGAAGCAGGGAAAGTACTTTATCAAGGTGCGAAAAATGTGAAGCAGGCAGCGGTAGAAGCTATTGACGCGGTGTATGGATACGGTGAGAGCGTTACAGGGCACGTAAAAATGTCGGTGCCTACTATCTCGGGTGATTTATTGTTAGCTGATGCGGTTGCTGAATTTTGCAGTATGCATCCTGGATTAACTGTTGATATGTCGCTTGAGAATTTATTTGTTGATCTTGTTGAAGATGGTTATGACTTGGTGATACGAACAGGATACTTAGAAGATTCAAGCTTAATTGCACGCCATATTCTCGATTCACAATGGGTGATTTGCGCAGCGCCTGCTTATATCGCTAGTGTGGGTAAACCGATGACACCAGAAGACTTGGTTACTCATAATTGCCTGCAATACGCCTATCAAACAACAGGGGCATCTGAATGGGAATTCAAAGGGGATAGCGGCAACTATATCGTCAAAGTCGCGGGTAATTTTTCAACCGATAATGCCGCGGCGTTACGAAAAGCGGCATTAGGCGGTTATGGCTTGGCTTATGTTCCTCGCTGTTTGGTCTACCAAGATTTTTTAAAAGGCGACCTAATTGATGTTTTTCCTAAACGCGTAGGTAAAAAGCTCGGTATATATGCTGTTTATCCGTTTACACGCCAGCCACCTCGGAAAATTCGTTTGCTTATCGAACACATCAGAGAGCGATATTTAGCCATGCGTGAGTGCTTTTAA
- the cobA gene encoding uroporphyrinogen-III C-methyltransferase: MATINTVSKLNQVVNQKRDNTQLGKVVLVGAGPGDPDLLTVKALRLIQQADVIVYDRLVSNDIVALAPESTELVFVGKRAGHHCVPQEGINQILVEHALKGKLVVRLKGGDPFIFGRGGEELEALLPHQVPFEVVPGITAAAGCAAYAGIPLTHRDHAQSVQFITGHLKSEKEHIDWASLARSNHTLVFYMGLSQSGEIRRRLEANGMSPSTPVAIVERGTSKQQRVLPCSLQTLDIIAEHAESPALIIIGSVTQLTHKLSWFAPEKSIHDEYSEMRVAPIAKVAGL, translated from the coding sequence ATGGCAACTATCAATACAGTAAGTAAACTAAACCAAGTAGTGAATCAGAAACGTGATAACACTCAACTCGGTAAAGTCGTACTTGTTGGTGCAGGGCCGGGCGATCCTGATTTGCTAACCGTGAAAGCGCTGCGTCTTATTCAACAAGCCGATGTTATCGTGTATGACCGACTTGTCTCTAACGATATTGTGGCACTCGCGCCAGAAAGCACTGAATTAGTCTTTGTGGGAAAACGTGCAGGACACCATTGTGTACCGCAAGAGGGTATTAACCAGATTTTAGTTGAGCATGCATTAAAAGGTAAATTGGTGGTTCGCCTAAAAGGCGGCGACCCATTTATATTTGGTCGTGGCGGTGAAGAACTAGAAGCATTACTGCCACACCAAGTTCCATTTGAAGTGGTACCCGGTATTACGGCTGCGGCGGGTTGTGCGGCTTATGCTGGTATTCCTCTGACTCACCGTGATCACGCGCAAAGTGTACAATTTATAACGGGCCACCTGAAATCAGAAAAAGAGCATATTGATTGGGCCTCATTAGCCCGTTCAAACCATACCTTAGTGTTCTACATGGGATTAAGCCAAAGCGGTGAAATTCGTCGTCGATTAGAAGCTAACGGCATGTCACCTTCTACACCTGTTGCTATTGTTGAACGTGGTACAAGCAAGCAGCAACGTGTACTACCTTGCTCACTTCAAACATTAGACATTATTGCTGAACATGCAGAAAGCCCAGCATTAATTATCATTGGCAGTGTTACACAGCTTACTCATAAATTGTCATGGTTTGCACCAGAAAAAAGTATCCATGACGAATACTCTGAAATGCGAGTTGCTCCAATAGCCAAAGTAGCAGGTTTATAA
- a CDS encoding FAD-dependent oxidoreductase — MTKILIVGGVAGGASAAARARRLSEDAEIIMFERGEFVSFANCGLPYHIGGDIQDRSKLLLQTPESFLARFNVDVRVMNEVVNINRNEKTVTVKNLLDGNEYTERYDFLLLSPGAGPIVPPIPGVKNPLTYSLRNIPDMDRILQTIETNNVEHATVVGGGFIGLEMMEAFHQRGIKTTLLELADQVMTPVDKEMAGFAHAEIRDHGIDLRLGIALSGVEYVPETHIASFESGESTEHQHISGHLNLSLSNSESLETDLLIMAIGVRPETTLASEAGLKIGELGGIWTTPSMQTSDPAIYAVGDAIEEADFVTGNQTIVPLAGPANRQGRMAADNMLGRNESYQGTQGTAICKIFDLAIAATGKNEKQLKRDGVDYEKVYVHTASHASYYPGAEIVSFKMLFDPKSGKIFGAQAAGKDGVDKRIDIMAVAQRAGMTVEQLQHLELTYAPPYGSAKDVINQAAFVANNIIKGDATPIHFDEIDNLTDDQVLLDVRNPGELENGGYIEGTLNIPVDELRQRMHELPKDKEIVIYCQVGLRGNVAYRQLVNNGFKARNLIGGYRTYKFAKM, encoded by the coding sequence ATGACTAAAATTCTTATCGTCGGAGGCGTTGCAGGTGGTGCTTCAGCAGCAGCTAGAGCACGTCGTTTGAGTGAAGATGCCGAAATCATCATGTTCGAACGAGGCGAGTTCGTATCGTTTGCTAACTGTGGTTTACCGTATCATATTGGCGGCGACATTCAGGATCGCAGCAAACTATTACTACAGACACCTGAAAGTTTCTTGGCTCGTTTTAATGTTGATGTTCGCGTGATGAACGAAGTCGTGAACATTAACCGTAATGAAAAAACAGTGACCGTTAAGAATCTATTAGACGGAAACGAATACACTGAACGTTACGATTTTTTATTGCTAAGCCCTGGTGCTGGCCCTATCGTTCCACCTATTCCTGGCGTGAAAAATCCGTTAACGTATTCTCTGCGTAATATTCCTGATATGGATCGCATCCTTCAGACGATTGAAACCAATAACGTTGAACACGCTACGGTTGTAGGTGGTGGGTTCATCGGTTTAGAAATGATGGAAGCGTTCCACCAGCGTGGCATTAAAACCACATTGCTAGAACTTGCCGACCAAGTAATGACGCCTGTTGATAAAGAAATGGCTGGCTTTGCGCATGCCGAAATCCGTGATCACGGCATTGATCTGCGCCTTGGTATTGCCCTCTCTGGCGTTGAATATGTACCAGAGACGCACATTGCCAGTTTTGAGTCTGGTGAAAGCACCGAGCATCAACACATTAGTGGGCATTTGAACTTATCGCTCAGCAACAGTGAATCTCTAGAAACTGACCTTCTTATTATGGCGATTGGCGTTCGTCCTGAAACGACACTTGCTTCTGAGGCTGGGCTTAAAATTGGTGAGTTAGGGGGCATTTGGACAACGCCAAGCATGCAGACCAGCGATCCAGCAATCTATGCTGTAGGCGATGCAATTGAAGAAGCCGATTTCGTTACAGGCAACCAAACAATTGTGCCTCTTGCGGGCCCAGCGAATCGGCAAGGTCGGATGGCGGCAGACAACATGCTTGGTCGTAATGAAAGCTACCAAGGCACACAAGGCACTGCGATTTGTAAGATTTTCGATTTAGCTATCGCAGCTACAGGCAAGAACGAGAAGCAGCTTAAACGTGATGGCGTTGATTATGAAAAAGTCTACGTACACACCGCGAGCCACGCCAGCTATTACCCTGGAGCAGAAATTGTTTCGTTCAAGATGTTGTTTGACCCTAAATCAGGCAAGATTTTCGGTGCGCAAGCAGCAGGTAAAGATGGTGTCGATAAACGTATTGATATCATGGCCGTTGCGCAGCGTGCAGGTATGACGGTTGAACAACTTCAACACTTAGAGCTGACTTATGCGCCCCCCTATGGCAGCGCAAAAGATGTTATCAACCAAGCTGCCTTTGTTGCCAATAACATCATCAAGGGAGACGCTACACCCATCCACTTTGATGAGATAGACAACCTAACGGATGACCAAGTGCTGCTTGATGTACGCAATCCTGGGGAATTAGAGAACGGTGGCTACATTGAAGGCACGCTCAATATTCCTGTCGATGAACTTCGTCAGCGCATGCACGAACTACCAAAAGATAAAGAAATCGTTATTTACTGTCAGGTTGGGTTACGCGGTAACGTTGCTTATCGTCAATTGGTCAACAATGGCTTTAAAGCACGAAACCTTATCGGTGGGTACCGCACTTATAAATTTGCGAAAATGTAA
- a CDS encoding ribosome recycling factor family protein, translating into MTDKTITTLLPSLIHRMGSDNTKKAKLVALECDCEIKRIRRSRNWQVVGDEHSFKKLSERLRLSEPEAMQFLIRKIDERLTTYNDKLERIEDKLKRLVIQNSNITLAELMQITNCSITEARFARFDADSF; encoded by the coding sequence ATGACAGATAAAACCATAACGACCCTCCTACCCTCGTTAATTCATCGAATGGGCTCAGACAACACAAAAAAGGCAAAACTCGTTGCCCTTGAGTGTGATTGTGAAATCAAACGAATTCGACGTTCTAGAAATTGGCAAGTAGTTGGCGATGAACATTCATTTAAAAAACTGTCTGAAAGGCTGCGACTCTCTGAGCCTGAAGCCATGCAATTTCTAATACGAAAAATCGACGAAAGACTCACTACATACAACGACAAGCTAGAACGAATAGAAGATAAATTAAAAAGACTCGTTATACAGAATTCAAATATCACGCTTGCTGAGCTAATGCAGATAACTAACTGCTCTATAACAGAAGCTAGATTTGCTCGATTCGACGCTGATTCGTTTTAA
- a CDS encoding STAS/SEC14 domain-containing protein: MFEITQCGDNRIDMSFGGKLDSEEMKALLDEFVDKTKDVENGTMLYTIHEFDFPTLSAIGVELTRLPELFRHTRKFKKVAVLAEQQWIRKISELEGMLFPGLDIKGFPPNDTENAEAWLTQ; this comes from the coding sequence ATGTTTGAAATAACGCAATGTGGTGACAATCGTATTGATATGTCATTCGGCGGCAAACTTGATAGCGAAGAAATGAAAGCACTATTAGATGAATTCGTGGATAAGACCAAAGATGTAGAAAATGGCACTATGCTATACACCATTCACGAATTCGATTTTCCGACACTCAGTGCTATAGGTGTAGAACTCACTCGTTTGCCTGAACTTTTTCGCCACACACGTAAATTTAAAAAAGTGGCAGTACTTGCCGAACAACAATGGATACGAAAAATCAGTGAACTAGAAGGTATGTTATTTCCAGGATTAGACATTAAAGGCTTTCCACCCAATGACACTGAAAATGCCGAAGCATGGCTAACTCAATAA
- a CDS encoding YeeE/YedE family protein produces the protein MTFEIPWDALRGGMLLGLAAALLLIMNGRIAGISGIVSGLLKPVKGEVSWRFLFVLGMVMSGALAPLLGFNVPESLPVTSVFWVALAGLLVGIGTKLGNGCTSGHGICGMGRLSKRSIVATCVFMAVAFVTVFVRLHLL, from the coding sequence ATGACATTTGAAATCCCATGGGATGCATTACGTGGCGGTATGTTACTTGGGCTAGCCGCAGCGTTGTTATTAATAATGAATGGAAGAATCGCAGGCATAAGTGGCATTGTTTCTGGGTTACTTAAACCCGTTAAAGGTGAAGTGTCGTGGCGGTTTCTTTTTGTTCTAGGCATGGTGATGAGTGGGGCACTGGCACCTTTACTTGGCTTTAACGTACCGGAATCGCTACCTGTCACATCAGTATTTTGGGTTGCGTTGGCTGGGTTACTTGTCGGTATTGGCACGAAGCTTGGTAACGGTTGTACAAGTGGGCATGGGATTTGTGGAATGGGGCGTTTATCTAAACGTTCGATTGTTGCGACTTGTGTCTTTATGGCCGTTGCGTTTGTGACGGTATTTGTCCGTTTACATCTTTTATAA
- a CDS encoding YeeE/YedE family protein, with translation MNLLSKVIALIAGLLFGLGMMMSGMVDPTKVIGFLDIAGDWDPSLAFVMGGALLVFTPIYLLVIKKREKPVCSREFQISSNNTVDKRLISGAALFGLGWGIAGICPGPAVTSVSALNSSMLLFIAFMLAGMWLGIKIDEKRSALA, from the coding sequence ATGAATCTATTATCTAAGGTGATTGCACTTATAGCGGGGCTGCTGTTTGGATTAGGCATGATGATGTCTGGAATGGTTGATCCCACTAAAGTAATTGGCTTTCTTGATATTGCGGGTGATTGGGATCCTAGCTTAGCATTCGTGATGGGTGGGGCATTGTTAGTGTTTACGCCAATTTACTTGTTAGTGATTAAAAAGCGTGAAAAGCCTGTGTGTAGCCGTGAGTTTCAAATCAGTTCAAATAATACGGTTGATAAGCGTTTAATCAGTGGTGCGGCATTATTTGGTTTAGGGTGGGGTATTGCAGGCATTTGTCCAGGACCTGCCGTTACGTCGGTTTCTGCGTTGAATAGTTCGATGTTGTTATTTATTGCTTTTATGCTGGCGGGTATGTGGTTGGGCATTAAAATTGATGAAAAACGTTCTGCGCTAGCGTAA